Proteins from a genomic interval of Anolis sagrei isolate rAnoSag1 chromosome 1, rAnoSag1.mat, whole genome shotgun sequence:
- the LOC137096957 gene encoding uncharacterized protein: MMDEGNESPAEEEEDTVLGAMGGKPTSLLGEAEAELERVTALASSTAFANPNGVTQRRAREIAGGGSSDMDFNSPQRQGYLEERVAAMETTLSVMSRLMERLAPLLEEQPPRTESPWDTSTGSNQILGARRKTQATSNAGGDGPARGVTITPQPLPMRTGAGRGAGQLEAPFGQAATPVGMMQAGTQGMQFQPLQQRREDLRAEFGGKPEDLDFFLTLVRGYLEDNAHTFRSEASRVRMVGAALRGGAASWYVQLHARHDPCLGSVRAFLAALEARFRDPLERIKARDKLRTITQGQRSVSEFAEEFQMLAERVPDWSAQTKVEIFKEGLRKELLTWALHRDDPGTVQGWIQLAGRVETTLSQIERHRGTTITSRPQRREDKKPSGEPPKKEPASREKSRQTGCYVCGRVGHRAAACWQRKGGDPSRPIPKPMAGRKAEECSLHENIKGSLEEEEEEDVMSGSSFRSPDFGAEN, encoded by the exons ATGATGGACGAAGGGAACGAATCCCctgcagaggaggaagaagacaccgTCCTCGGGGCGATGGGAGGAAAACCAACATCGCTCCTGGGTGAGGCTGAAGCGGAACTCGAAAGAGTGACTGCACTCGCTTCATCAACAGCGTTCGCTAACCCTAACGGAGTCACCCAAAGGCGAGCGAGGGAGATCGCAGGGGGAGGCAGCAGCGACATGGACTTTAACTCTCCCCAGAGGCAGGGATACCTAGAAGAGAGAGTGGCTGCCATGGAAACCACGCTATCCGTGATGTCCCGACTAATGGAGCGCCTGGCCCCTCTGCTGGAGGAACAACCACCCCGCACGGAATCCCCGTGGGATACCAGCACAGGGAGCAACCAGATCCTGGGAGCGAGACGCAAAACCCAAGCGACATCAAACGCAGGAGGAGACGGTCCGGCCCGAGGAGTGACGATaaccccgcaaccccttcccatgAGAACCGGAGCAGGACGCGGAGCAGGGCAATTAGAGGCACCATTCGGGCAGGCCGCAACCCCAGTAGGAATGATGCAAGCAGGCACACAAGGAATGCAATTCCAGCCTTTGCAACAGAGGAGGGAGGATCTACGTGCCGAATTTGGAGGGAAGCCTGAAGACCTTGACTTCTTCCTGACACTGGTAAGAGGATATCTGGAAGATAATGCACATACCTTCAGGTCGGAAGCCAGCCGAGTGAGAATGGTGGGAGCAGCGTTAAGGGGAGGCGCAGCAAGCTGGTACGTGCAACTGCACGCTCGACACGACCCATGCCTAGGGTCGGTGAGAGCATTCCTGGCTGCACTAGAAGCACGCTTCCGAGACCCCCTTGAACGCATCAAAGCAAGAGACAAGCTAAGAACGATTACACAAGGGCAAAGGAGCGTATCGGAATTCGCTGAGGAATTCCAGATGCTGGCTGAACGGGTCCCAGATTGGTCTGCCCAGACTAAAGTGGAAATCTTCAAGGAAGGTCTGAGGAAGGAGCTGCTGACATGGGCTCTACATCGCGACGATCCAGGGACGGTCCAGGGCTGGATCCAACTAGCCGGACGAGTGGAGACAACATTGAGCCAAATCGAGCGACACCGAGGAACTACCATAACATCCAGACCGCAGAGGAGAGAGGACAAGAAGCCATCTGGAGagccgccaaagaaggagccagcgAGCAGAGAGAAAAGCCGACAAACCGGATGTTATGTCTGCGGCCGTGTCGGCCACCGAGCAGCTGCATGCTGGCAGCGGAAGGGAGGGGATCCATCACGGCCGATACCTAAACCGATGGCTGGGAGGAAAGCAGAAGAATGCTCCCTGCATGAGAACATTAAGGGATCTTTG gaggaagaagaggaggaggacgtcatgtcaggatccagtttccgtagccctgatttcggcgccgaaaactag